The Cohnella abietis genome has a segment encoding these proteins:
- a CDS encoding 3'-5' exonuclease has translation MNRHTILLAAEFFQEGNEFYMTFYCEIPGVKKGYLYINLGHGQPKNAFWKGLLLTLQRIKNNQKRTLELAICSTYMTAFSEGNGQAEVIQALNQYSSYTIIDYKPFVDDLEKILLVGKSSESPPWTLVGYSMDQFAEMKNQSLTLMKQQAKQNRFYTEITMPKSGVVLDFETTSYITKFARVIEISALKFEAGEIIDEYHTLVNPEIKIPKASRDLTGISQEEVDAAPKSFDAMKKLYAFIKDSDIIVGHNIAYDYEFIEKFFNRFHFPVWKGKLLCTMRLAKSFKPGVKDYKLETLCDFYRISNERPHRAWSDTRATLEVMKHLYQDSLLLDVEVIATPRVE, from the coding sequence ATGAATCGGCATACCATTCTGTTAGCTGCAGAGTTTTTCCAAGAAGGCAACGAATTTTATATGACTTTTTATTGCGAAATCCCTGGCGTGAAGAAGGGATATTTATATATAAATCTCGGACACGGTCAACCTAAAAATGCCTTTTGGAAAGGGCTATTGTTAACTTTACAACGAATCAAAAACAATCAAAAACGAACTCTTGAACTCGCGATATGCTCTACATATATGACAGCCTTTAGTGAAGGTAATGGGCAGGCCGAAGTCATACAGGCATTAAATCAGTATTCGAGCTACACAATAATCGACTATAAACCTTTCGTGGATGATCTGGAGAAAATTTTGCTTGTCGGAAAAAGCAGCGAAAGCCCACCGTGGACTCTGGTCGGATACTCTATGGATCAATTTGCGGAGATGAAGAACCAATCTCTCACACTAATGAAACAACAAGCCAAACAAAATCGCTTTTATACAGAGATAACGATGCCTAAGAGCGGTGTTGTGCTTGATTTTGAAACGACCTCATATATTACCAAATTTGCTCGAGTTATCGAGATTAGCGCCTTGAAATTCGAAGCGGGCGAAATTATTGACGAATATCATACATTGGTCAATCCGGAAATAAAAATACCGAAAGCGTCTAGAGATCTGACGGGGATTTCGCAGGAAGAAGTAGATGCAGCGCCTAAGAGCTTCGATGCCATGAAGAAGCTTTACGCGTTTATCAAAGACTCTGATATTATAGTCGGTCACAATATTGCTTACGATTACGAGTTTATAGAGAAATTTTTTAATAGGTTTCATTTTCCCGTGTGGAAAGGAAAGCTCCTATGCACGATGAGATTAGCCAAAAGCTTTAAGCCAGGGGTAAAGGATTATAAATTAGAGACGCTTTGTGATTTTTATAGGATATCGAACGAACGGCCGCATCGGGCTTGGAGCGACACCAGAGCTACACTCGAAGTCATGAAGCATTTGTATCAGGATAGTTTATTACTAGATGTCGAAGTGATAGCTACTCCACGAGTTGAATAG
- a CDS encoding vWA domain-containing protein, translating to MVKKKTEIDQATKQFNEGLEFVMRHPMFAPLAHHAQFVRREGSLCPEEGWAVVTMNGQIHSHPKRRAQPEEWVYILTHCLLHLGFGHFQEKERPDLWNAACDYFIAKFLWDMKLGKTPTGMDIRIDYSVKSEEELYRSFLDNGLPPNFYSLGTAGHGFTDMLMKSPESNSWNKKVNWQDCFGKGLAMAVSSAVKVTAGYEAYLGAEKEVFTLAQKAKTWFVNSYPLIGALAADFKIIEDPLLCQRLSISVAAVDAEMKEIYMNPAAGLDEQENRFVMAHEILHVGLRHHARAEGRDHYLWNVACDYVINHWLMEMGLGAFPRVGGMHDPELKGLSAEAVYDRIVTDMRLYRKLSTFRGVGLGDILEPQSPDWWNRKDGMALDDFYRSALSQGLEYHEEQNRGLLPAGLIEEIKALAQPPIPWDVELAKWFDHYFSPIEKIRTYARVSRRQSSTPDIPRPRWIPNAGDEEGRTFGVVLDTSGSMDSKLLAKALGAIASYSISRDVPLVRVVYCDAAVYDQGYMAPEDIADRVSVKGRGGTIIQPAIDLLEKAEDFPSKGPLLIITDGYCDRLTIRREHAFILPKGQHLPFVPRGIVFRI from the coding sequence ATGGTGAAGAAAAAGACTGAAATAGATCAAGCCACAAAGCAGTTTAATGAAGGGCTAGAGTTTGTGATGCGGCATCCGATGTTTGCTCCACTTGCGCACCATGCGCAGTTCGTTCGCAGGGAAGGAAGCCTGTGCCCAGAAGAAGGATGGGCTGTGGTTACTATGAATGGGCAAATTCACTCGCATCCGAAGAGAAGAGCACAGCCAGAGGAGTGGGTGTACATTCTCACTCATTGCCTGCTGCATTTGGGTTTCGGTCATTTTCAAGAGAAAGAACGACCAGACTTGTGGAATGCCGCATGTGATTATTTCATTGCTAAGTTTCTATGGGATATGAAGCTGGGGAAGACACCGACGGGGATGGATATTCGCATCGATTATTCAGTGAAGTCTGAAGAGGAGCTGTACCGCAGTTTTCTTGATAATGGCCTACCTCCGAATTTTTATAGTTTAGGAACAGCGGGACACGGCTTCACGGACATGCTAATGAAATCCCCTGAATCAAACAGTTGGAATAAAAAGGTGAATTGGCAGGATTGTTTTGGCAAAGGACTTGCGATGGCAGTGAGTAGCGCAGTTAAAGTAACGGCTGGTTACGAAGCATATTTGGGCGCGGAAAAAGAAGTATTCACGCTAGCACAAAAAGCGAAAACTTGGTTTGTAAACAGCTACCCATTAATCGGTGCGCTAGCAGCGGATTTTAAAATTATTGAAGACCCACTCCTCTGTCAACGATTGTCCATTTCCGTTGCGGCTGTTGACGCAGAGATGAAGGAGATCTACATGAACCCGGCTGCAGGATTAGATGAGCAGGAAAATCGGTTTGTCATGGCACACGAGATTCTTCATGTCGGGCTACGTCATCATGCGAGAGCGGAAGGAAGGGATCATTATCTTTGGAATGTCGCTTGTGATTATGTGATTAACCATTGGTTGATGGAAATGGGACTGGGAGCGTTTCCGCGAGTGGGTGGAATGCACGATCCGGAGTTGAAGGGACTATCCGCAGAAGCAGTGTATGATCGTATTGTTACCGACATGAGGCTATACCGCAAGCTTTCCACTTTTCGTGGTGTCGGGCTTGGGGATATTTTGGAGCCTCAATCCCCTGATTGGTGGAATCGCAAGGATGGAATGGCACTCGACGATTTTTATCGGAGTGCATTAAGCCAAGGGCTGGAGTATCATGAGGAACAGAATAGAGGTTTACTCCCAGCTGGATTAATTGAAGAAATTAAAGCGCTAGCGCAGCCTCCCATACCGTGGGATGTTGAACTTGCCAAGTGGTTTGATCATTACTTTTCACCCATTGAGAAAATTCGAACTTATGCAAGAGTAAGTCGCAGGCAATCCTCCACTCCGGATATTCCAAGGCCGAGATGGATTCCTAATGCGGGTGACGAGGAGGGGAGAACCTTTGGTGTTGTACTGGATACCTCTGGGTCGATGGACAGCAAGCTGTTGGCTAAAGCACTAGGAGCTATTGCAAGCTACAGCATCTCAAGAGACGTTCCTTTGGTGAGGGTCGTTTATTGTGATGCTGCTGTTTATGATCAAGGTTACATGGCACCGGAAGACATCGCCGATAGAGTATCGGTCAAAGGCAGAGGAGGCACGATTATTCAACCAGCTATTGATCTATTGGAGAAAGCAGAAGACTTTCCGAGCAAAGGTCCCTTACTGATCATTACGGATGGTTACTGTGATAGGCTAACGATTCGCCGTGAACATGCGTTTATTTTGCCGAAGGGGCAACATTTACCTTTTGTACCAAGAGGAATAGTCTTTAGGATTTAA
- a CDS encoding AAA family ATPase, with the protein MNISTSVTQKQLIDLLLNVAVVRPVFVWGAPGIGKSSLVQQFAEMVGLPCVSLLGSQLAPEDLIGVPQIVDGRSQFCPPSMIAREDPYCLFLDELNACTHEVQKAFYSLILEKRIGDYVLPEGSIVIGAGNRAQDSAIVKPMSSALINRMFHVGLKVSHREWLEWAYDKGIHPLITDYIQTRPDHLWVQPPKHEEPFSTPRSWHMLSDALKEYGNPIQPETIEVLANGCLSPHHAGQFKAFHKQLANKYQLSAILEGDANWPYKPEDRDILYFLAQSFRSQLIKELPLSKDTMSDQHKKLAHRSKALIKELSTISMEIAQMIVARNNEDEGLPDWFLVEVVRDLPRLVQKKDGS; encoded by the coding sequence ATGAATATATCTACAAGTGTAACGCAAAAACAATTGATAGATTTGCTACTAAATGTGGCAGTAGTTCGACCGGTATTTGTATGGGGAGCACCGGGCATTGGTAAATCCTCTCTAGTTCAGCAATTTGCAGAAATGGTGGGACTGCCATGCGTGTCTCTACTAGGCAGCCAGTTAGCGCCAGAAGACCTAATCGGTGTGCCACAGATTGTAGATGGCAGGAGCCAATTTTGTCCGCCGAGCATGATTGCCAGAGAAGATCCATATTGCTTATTTCTTGATGAACTTAATGCTTGTACCCATGAGGTTCAGAAGGCGTTCTATAGTTTGATTCTGGAGAAAAGAATTGGAGATTACGTCTTGCCGGAGGGTTCAATTGTCATTGGTGCTGGTAATCGGGCTCAGGATAGTGCCATTGTTAAACCGATGTCCTCGGCGTTGATAAACAGGATGTTCCATGTTGGGCTAAAGGTATCCCATAGGGAATGGTTAGAATGGGCGTATGATAAAGGGATTCACCCTTTGATTACGGATTATATTCAAACTAGACCGGATCATTTGTGGGTGCAACCACCTAAGCACGAGGAGCCTTTCTCTACTCCTCGCTCGTGGCACATGTTAAGCGATGCATTGAAGGAATATGGGAATCCTATTCAACCTGAAACGATTGAAGTTTTGGCTAATGGGTGTTTATCACCACATCATGCGGGTCAGTTCAAAGCCTTTCATAAACAACTCGCGAATAAATATCAACTGTCTGCTATTCTGGAAGGCGACGCGAATTGGCCGTATAAGCCGGAAGACAGAGACATTTTGTATTTTCTTGCTCAATCTTTTCGTTCTCAGCTCATCAAAGAGCTACCGTTATCCAAGGATACGATGTCAGATCAACATAAGAAGTTGGCGCACCGTTCTAAAGCGTTGATCAAGGAGCTCAGCACGATCAGTATGGAAATCGCCCAAATGATTGTAGCTAGGAACAACGAAGATGAAGGATTGCCGGATTGGTTTTTGGTTGAGGTTGTCCGCGACCTTCCTAGACTTGTTCAGAAGAAGGATGGCAGCTGA
- a CDS encoding Gfo/Idh/MocA family protein: protein MIKIGLIGTGFMGSMHASCYEALAGKVGFQVTAVADDNFENATKLAAKFGAKAYSSGEQLILEADVNTIDICLPTFLHTKHALLALEQGHNVFIEKPVCLTEDEAHQLLDKSSKSPGKVMVGHCIRFWTEYQYLKEVTDNSTFGKIISGVFKRISPRPDWGWNNWLLDGKRSGSSALDLHIHDVDYVRYLLGEPESTVSSAVNKDGFADHIFSTYKYGEAVISLEGSWEYPVGFPFEMSYRVRFEQATLTFSSSNGGVDVYTEKGEHYRPQLEGDAPQDSAALEGGGNLSSLGGYYNELLYFLQCLTEDKEITVSPLEEGIASFRLARREIASALK, encoded by the coding sequence ATGATTAAAATTGGGTTGATCGGTACAGGCTTTATGGGAAGTATGCATGCATCTTGTTACGAAGCATTAGCAGGAAAAGTGGGTTTCCAAGTAACTGCTGTCGCGGATGATAATTTCGAGAATGCGACAAAGCTTGCAGCAAAATTCGGAGCAAAGGCTTATTCATCCGGTGAACAGCTCATTCTTGAGGCAGATGTAAACACGATTGATATTTGCTTGCCGACCTTTCTTCATACGAAACATGCCCTGCTTGCGCTGGAACAAGGCCATAATGTGTTCATTGAGAAGCCAGTCTGTTTAACTGAGGACGAGGCACACCAGCTGCTGGACAAGAGCAGCAAATCTCCAGGTAAGGTAATGGTCGGCCACTGTATCCGTTTCTGGACGGAATATCAGTATTTGAAGGAAGTAACGGATAACAGCACCTTCGGAAAAATCATATCAGGTGTGTTCAAGCGGATTAGCCCGAGACCGGATTGGGGTTGGAACAACTGGCTTCTAGATGGCAAGCGCAGCGGTTCTTCGGCTCTTGACCTACACATCCATGATGTAGATTACGTGCGTTATTTGTTAGGTGAGCCCGAATCTACGGTAAGCTCCGCGGTCAATAAAGATGGCTTCGCTGATCATATCTTCAGCACATACAAATACGGAGAAGCTGTCATATCCCTAGAGGGCAGTTGGGAGTATCCAGTTGGGTTCCCGTTCGAAATGTCTTATCGCGTTCGTTTCGAGCAGGCGACTTTGACCTTTAGCTCCAGTAATGGCGGTGTAGATGTATATACCGAGAAGGGCGAACACTACCGCCCGCAGCTTGAAGGCGACGCTCCCCAAGATAGCGCAGCACTAGAAGGGGGCGGTAATCTATCCTCGCTTGGTGGTTATTACAACGAATTGCTTTACTTCCTCCAGTGCTTGACGGAAGACAAGGAAATTACCGTTTCTCCACTGGAAGAGGGGATTGCTTCTTTCCGGCTTGCAAGACGGGAGATTGCTTCTGCTCTTAAGTAG
- a CDS encoding sugar phosphate isomerase/epimerase family protein — MKKGINAWSFPAGMGAKDSIQLAKAAGFEGIELALAEDGELNLTSSKQEVLELKDYAADTGIELTSLASGLYWTYSLTSNSEEIRNKGLEIARKQLETAALLNVDTILLIPGAVGVDFIPGFEVVPYDVAYDRAQEAVSLLATTAAEYKVNIGLENVWNKFLLSPLEMKRFIDEIGSPWVGSYLDVGNTLANGYPEHWISILGERIKKVHFKDYRMQAGGLHGFVDLLAGDVDYPTVVEALSAVGYDGYVIAEMIPSYTHHSEQIIYNTSLSMDRILGRGTVL; from the coding sequence ATGAAAAAAGGGATTAACGCATGGTCATTCCCAGCAGGAATGGGCGCGAAAGATAGTATTCAGCTTGCCAAAGCTGCAGGGTTTGAGGGGATTGAGCTTGCGTTAGCAGAGGATGGAGAGCTTAATCTTACAAGCAGCAAACAAGAAGTACTGGAGTTAAAAGATTATGCAGCAGACACGGGTATTGAATTGACTAGCCTTGCTAGCGGCTTATATTGGACTTACAGCTTAACAAGCAATTCTGAAGAAATACGGAATAAAGGGTTGGAAATTGCGCGTAAGCAATTGGAGACAGCAGCCCTTCTAAACGTGGATACGATATTACTAATACCAGGTGCAGTCGGTGTCGATTTTATTCCGGGTTTCGAAGTGGTTCCTTATGATGTGGCCTATGATCGGGCGCAAGAAGCTGTATCACTTTTAGCTACAACAGCTGCGGAGTATAAGGTCAACATAGGGTTAGAAAATGTGTGGAATAAGTTTCTGCTGTCACCGTTAGAGATGAAACGCTTTATAGATGAGATCGGTTCACCGTGGGTCGGCTCTTATTTGGATGTAGGTAACACGCTGGCGAACGGTTATCCAGAGCATTGGATTTCTATCCTCGGTGAACGAATTAAGAAGGTGCATTTTAAGGATTATCGCATGCAGGCAGGAGGCTTGCATGGATTTGTCGATCTGTTGGCAGGAGACGTGGACTATCCAACCGTGGTTGAAGCTCTATCTGCAGTTGGATATGACGGATATGTCATTGCGGAAATGATACCTTCATACACTCATCACTCAGAGCAAATCATTTATAATACATCGCTATCTATGGATCGCATATTGGGGAGGGGAACGGTATTATGA
- a CDS encoding AraC family transcriptional regulator: MDFTKTKLKLELEITHLFTLHYFEFAKDYIFEGEQHDFWELVYVDAGEIEVTADDKGYLLKQGDIIFHKPNEHHSLWANNRNAPNIVVVTFECLSPIMHFFENKMFNLGDRERNLLASTVKYGFLAFEPPFDDPRNNQLIKKLDASFGAEQYIRIHLELLLMSIISQGYADTGGNRLSTAAKERSENDVISKLIAYMEANVAGDLTLEQMCDHLHISKTFIVRLFKQKTGQSIIKYYKNLKIEKAKSLIRERQHNFTEIAEILQYTSIHSFSRHFKHVTDQTPSEYSRSIQARI, encoded by the coding sequence ATGGATTTTACGAAAACCAAGCTCAAGCTGGAATTGGAAATAACCCATCTCTTTACGCTGCATTATTTCGAATTCGCTAAAGATTATATATTCGAGGGCGAGCAGCACGATTTCTGGGAGCTCGTTTACGTAGATGCAGGTGAGATAGAAGTAACAGCAGACGATAAAGGCTACCTACTCAAGCAAGGCGATATCATCTTCCACAAGCCCAACGAGCACCACAGCCTATGGGCTAATAACCGGAACGCTCCTAACATCGTCGTCGTTACTTTCGAATGTCTCAGTCCTATCATGCATTTCTTCGAGAACAAAATGTTTAACCTCGGAGATCGAGAACGCAACCTACTCGCATCGACTGTCAAATATGGCTTTCTCGCCTTTGAGCCTCCATTCGACGATCCGAGAAATAACCAGCTAATAAAAAAGCTAGATGCTTCTTTCGGTGCGGAGCAATATATTCGGATCCATCTAGAATTACTGCTCATGAGTATTATCTCGCAGGGATATGCCGATACCGGCGGAAATCGTCTATCCACGGCGGCAAAAGAGCGCAGCGAGAACGATGTGATCAGCAAGCTGATTGCGTATATGGAGGCTAACGTGGCTGGAGATCTTACTCTCGAGCAAATGTGTGACCACCTGCATATTAGCAAAACTTTTATTGTCCGTTTATTCAAACAGAAAACCGGTCAAAGCATTATTAAGTATTATAAAAACTTGAAAATAGAAAAAGCCAAATCTCTCATTCGCGAGCGCCAGCATAATTTCACTGAAATTGCCGAGATTTTGCAATATACAAGCATTCATAGCTTCTCACGCCACTTCAAGCATGTAACGGACCAAACTCCTTCCGAATACTCCCGATCCATTCAAGCGCGGATATAA
- a CDS encoding DUF6530 family protein: MKIPTTLKHKPVVVSENYEKVDGRLAGNTDAKGLSLGLAQWNDRGKVDISAKVWRYTGEKWSRQSEELPLHRVLDLSILICRSLEHFREAYRYKDLYDPEQPVIDRVGLQGDAMTVAVCTDNEKINEDIKLFSQALNDDDEMISERLRTLSKILKDLGY; the protein is encoded by the coding sequence ATGAAAATACCTACTACCTTGAAGCATAAGCCAGTTGTCGTATCGGAAAATTATGAGAAGGTTGACGGCCGATTGGCTGGAAATACAGACGCGAAAGGTCTTTCCCTGGGATTGGCCCAGTGGAACGATAGAGGAAAGGTCGATATTTCGGCCAAGGTATGGAGATACACGGGAGAAAAATGGTCAAGGCAATCGGAGGAGCTACCACTCCATCGCGTTCTTGATTTGTCCATTTTAATTTGCCGGTCTTTGGAGCATTTTCGCGAAGCCTATCGATATAAGGATTTATATGACCCAGAGCAGCCTGTTATCGACCGGGTTGGTTTGCAAGGGGATGCGATGACCGTGGCGGTATGTACGGACAATGAGAAAATTAATGAAGATATTAAGCTATTCAGCCAAGCTCTCAACGATGACGATGAAATGATCAGCGAGCGGTTGAGAACGTTGTCAAAAATATTAAAGGATTTAGGATATTGA
- a CDS encoding alpha/beta hydrolase fold domain-containing protein: MSEQKNRSRHLIDPEIIRAVDLIQTTDLTESLLMESRQSAAKMLPQIDVTQLFPVTFEEKTVPSYFGGPDIRIEIIKPIQSKHKKLPLFYSIHGGGMVMGSPVGDRTANATLASQHGFCCVSVYYRLAPEHAQPSQLQDCYSGLKWCIEHAEELAIDTQKVAIAGSSAGGGLAAGLAIYIRDQKEFDIHHLRLRNPMLDDRTSIAPEHPYAGEFVWTQRSNYFGWKSVLGHEPGQDEVSEYYVPARAKSLAGLPPTYISIGSIDLFIDEALLFTKQLVFDGVLVELHVHPGYHHLSPMFPEAHYSIEGTKTSEWALLNALDLL; this comes from the coding sequence ATGAGTGAGCAAAAAAACAGAAGCAGACATTTGATTGATCCAGAAATTATCCGTGCGGTTGATTTAATTCAAACAACTGATCTTACTGAATCATTGTTAATGGAATCACGACAAAGTGCAGCAAAAATGTTACCTCAAATAGATGTTACGCAGCTGTTCCCAGTTACTTTTGAAGAAAAAACAGTACCAAGCTATTTTGGAGGTCCAGATATACGCATAGAAATCATTAAACCAATCCAGTCAAAGCACAAGAAGCTGCCATTATTTTATTCCATTCACGGCGGCGGAATGGTTATGGGAAGTCCAGTTGGTGATCGTACAGCTAACGCGACACTTGCTTCCCAGCACGGTTTTTGCTGTGTATCAGTCTATTATCGATTGGCACCAGAGCATGCTCAGCCGAGTCAGCTACAGGATTGTTACTCGGGTCTAAAATGGTGTATTGAACATGCCGAGGAATTAGCGATAGATACTCAGAAAGTGGCCATAGCTGGAAGCAGCGCTGGTGGGGGATTAGCAGCAGGGCTAGCCATATACATTCGTGATCAGAAGGAATTTGATATCCATCATCTAAGATTACGTAACCCCATGCTTGATGACCGTACAAGTATTGCGCCAGAGCATCCATACGCTGGTGAGTTTGTTTGGACACAACGAAGTAATTATTTTGGCTGGAAATCTGTTTTAGGACATGAACCTGGTCAAGACGAGGTTAGTGAGTATTATGTACCCGCGCGTGCAAAATCACTAGCTGGGTTACCACCTACTTATATAAGTATAGGTAGCATTGATTTATTCATCGATGAAGCTTTATTGTTTACAAAACAACTGGTTTTTGATGGTGTTTTAGTGGAATTACATGTACACCCTGGGTACCATCATTTGTCCCCGATGTTTCCTGAAGCCCATTATTCAATAGAAGGTACGAAAACGAGTGAATGGGCTTTGCTGAATGCGCTGGATTTACTTTAA
- a CDS encoding aminopeptidase, with protein MMDNLLFKTHDLSQILDEKEIATADAYCEHYKAFLSAAKTERETVSQAIERAEAQGFSIYDSDKALKPGDKIYYNNRGKALILAVIGTEPISSGISIVAAHTDSPRLDIKVNPLYENHNLAYFDTHYYGGIKKYQWTALPLALHGVVVSKDGVTHHINIGEDPTDPIFCITDLLPHLAEEQMKRTGAVVVKGEDLDVLVGSRSLKGATGDELTKLNILKILNEKYGITESDFVSAELEIVPAFPARDIGFDRSLVGAYGQDDRVCTYTALTAILSINQPSFTALTILTDKEEVGSTGNTGAQSSFIRDFIEDITENLHGNIRRVLSNTFCLSADVIATYDPIYPEVTDYRNTAVLNRGVVLSKYRGLRGKVETNDTSAEFMAMVRSIFDEGNVNWQIGEGGKVDAGGGKTIAKFIAANLNVETLDVGVPILSMHAPLEVVSKLDVYMAHRAYSAFFERA; from the coding sequence ATGATGGATAATTTGTTATTTAAAACACACGACTTGTCCCAGATTCTCGATGAGAAGGAAATCGCAACAGCGGATGCCTATTGTGAGCATTATAAAGCCTTTTTAAGCGCAGCCAAAACCGAAAGAGAAACGGTATCTCAAGCGATAGAGCGGGCTGAAGCGCAAGGTTTTTCAATATATGATTCTGACAAAGCGCTGAAGCCTGGAGATAAAATCTACTACAATAACCGTGGAAAAGCATTGATTTTGGCTGTTATCGGGACAGAGCCCATTTCATCGGGCATATCGATTGTAGCTGCACACACAGATTCTCCAAGACTTGATATCAAAGTAAATCCTTTGTATGAAAATCATAATTTAGCCTATTTCGATACGCATTATTATGGCGGAATAAAAAAATACCAATGGACGGCTCTGCCGCTAGCGTTGCATGGTGTAGTTGTTAGTAAAGATGGGGTTACCCATCATATCAACATTGGCGAAGACCCTACCGATCCGATTTTTTGTATAACGGATTTATTGCCTCATCTGGCGGAAGAACAAATGAAGCGGACTGGGGCGGTCGTTGTTAAGGGCGAGGATTTAGACGTATTAGTCGGTTCCCGAAGCCTTAAAGGCGCTACCGGAGATGAGCTAACCAAGCTGAATATTCTTAAGATTTTGAATGAAAAGTACGGAATTACGGAGAGTGACTTTGTCTCAGCGGAGCTGGAAATTGTCCCTGCTTTTCCCGCTAGGGATATAGGGTTTGACCGAAGCCTCGTTGGCGCATATGGACAAGATGACCGAGTATGCACTTATACAGCCTTGACTGCTATTTTATCTATTAACCAACCGTCATTTACAGCACTTACAATATTAACGGATAAAGAAGAAGTAGGTTCCACCGGTAATACGGGAGCACAGTCATCATTTATTAGAGATTTTATTGAAGATATTACTGAAAATTTGCATGGTAACATACGTCGTGTATTAAGCAATACGTTCTGTTTATCGGCGGATGTTATTGCAACTTATGATCCTATCTATCCAGAGGTTACGGATTATAGAAATACTGCCGTATTAAATCGTGGTGTTGTTTTATCAAAATACAGAGGGCTTCGTGGAAAAGTTGAGACAAATGATACATCAGCTGAGTTTATGGCAATGGTCCGCAGTATTTTTGACGAGGGAAACGTCAACTGGCAAATTGGCGAGGGTGGCAAGGTCGATGCTGGTGGAGGTAAAACAATCGCTAAGTTTATAGCTGCTAATCTTAATGTGGAAACATTAGATGTAGGAGTTCCTATTCTTTCCATGCATGCTCCGCTGGAGGTTGTGTCAAAACTCGATGTTTACATGGCGCATAGAGCCTATTCTGCATTCTTTGAGCGCGCGTAG
- a CDS encoding D-TA family PLP-dependent enzyme, whose protein sequence is MDKAGYILNNTNSIITPALVCYKEIIEENTRKTIELAGGVDRLWPHVKTHKMSALVKLQQSLGITRFKCATLSEAEMVAQCGSEHILVAYPLVGPNILRFVELQKAYPESRFWAVGDDYDQLSKLAEASLNAGFLTRVLIDVNLGMDRTGVSLELVEDLFIKCAAISGLDVQGLHCFNGNFKISDHSLRQKEVDKTATMIFKIRSSLLSQHYNCHTIVVGSTPSIPCYTEYENIFLSPGTSFITDRGYSSMFKDLEFETGALVLTRVISRAAPGLFTLDLGYKSIAADPPGSRGIILGLEDAKQVIHCEEHWTFQMKPGDEDLTPEVGTLLYVFPTHICPTIALYPYAWVAEHGEITAQWEITARDRKITI, encoded by the coding sequence ATGGATAAAGCGGGTTACATTCTCAACAATACGAACAGTATCATAACCCCTGCACTTGTATGTTACAAAGAGATTATTGAAGAAAATACCCGTAAAACAATCGAGCTTGCAGGCGGAGTTGATCGGCTTTGGCCCCATGTAAAAACGCATAAGATGAGCGCATTAGTAAAGCTTCAACAAAGCTTGGGAATTACAAGATTCAAATGCGCCACACTTTCGGAAGCTGAAATGGTAGCCCAATGCGGCTCAGAACATATTTTAGTCGCTTATCCCCTGGTGGGGCCTAACATTTTACGTTTTGTTGAATTACAAAAAGCGTATCCCGAGAGCCGATTTTGGGCTGTAGGTGACGATTATGACCAGCTATCTAAGCTTGCTGAAGCGTCGTTAAATGCGGGATTTCTGACCCGTGTATTGATCGATGTCAATCTAGGTATGGATCGAACTGGTGTTTCTTTAGAATTAGTGGAGGATTTGTTTATCAAATGCGCTGCAATATCAGGTCTTGATGTGCAAGGCTTGCACTGTTTTAACGGTAATTTCAAAATTTCAGATCACTCCCTTCGTCAGAAGGAGGTTGATAAAACGGCAACAATGATTTTCAAGATTCGGTCATCATTACTAAGTCAGCATTATAATTGCCATACAATCGTTGTCGGTAGTACCCCGTCCATTCCATGCTACACCGAGTATGAAAATATATTTTTGTCCCCGGGTACGTCGTTTATTACAGATAGAGGATACTCAAGCATGTTTAAAGATCTAGAGTTCGAGACGGGGGCACTTGTCCTTACAAGAGTGATTAGCCGGGCGGCGCCGGGATTGTTCACTTTGGATTTAGGCTATAAAAGTATAGCGGCCGATCCTCCGGGCTCGCGAGGTATCATCCTAGGCTTGGAAGACGCTAAGCAGGTTATTCATTGCGAAGAGCACTGGACATTCCAAATGAAACCTGGAGATGAGGATTTGACGCCTGAGGTCGGCACCTTGCTCTATGTGTTTCCAACGCACATTTGTCCGACGATCGCGCTTTATCCTTATGCATGGGTAGCGGAGCATGGGGAAATAACAGCGCAGTGGGAAATTACGGCCCGTGATCGGAAAATAACGATTTAA